A stretch of the Mercenaria mercenaria strain notata unplaced genomic scaffold, MADL_Memer_1 contig_1848, whole genome shotgun sequence genome encodes the following:
- the LOC128545942 gene encoding IgGFc-binding protein-like — protein MCAMLILHGKMFTRMRVLLVFLYVLCASYGQTQPTGTFGRDFYIGILKTFIDNSIPEFSILITSNTSGTATIYIPHLGINTTRSFNQSLDYEVTGDTITKINATVERKGIHVTTDVDVTLVVLKHPRNTVEGFLSLPATMLSTEYVIASYDSHNDKRYLSNFLIVSAHDNTDIEIHENNSIYSVSMNHLDTYLFRGYNDLSGVVVRSNKPIAVFSGHESAQVPKPCFDGEYLVEQLLPVKHFAYEFIVPPIPLRSGYVVRVYSSVQNTTFTYSNATNSKTISLAKAGDFLEILSDNNPMYVLADKPVQVMMYATCLPHNNTARGDIFMTIVPSVTQFTNSYHFTVKALYGFTHYLAITTRTEFISGLRINDHAMGNLFHTYNVSHAYLTFNVNVYKMTGGVYHLQHEQGKTFGAIQCGFGSNFAYGYPLGINTSKDGGLTFWTGKDMSHLYQLIP, from the exons ATGTGTGCGATGTTAATTCTCCATGGCAAAATGTTCACCAGAATG agAGTTCTGCTGGTGTTTTTATACGTTCTATGTGCGTCATATGGTCAGACGCAGCCGACAG GTACGTTCGGACGAGACTTTTATATTGGAATTTTGAAAACGTTCATTGACAACTCCATTCCTGAGTTTTCTATTCTCATTACGTCAAATACCTCTGGAACGGCAACTATATACATCCCACATTTAGGCATTAATACAACCCGAAGCTTTAATCAAAGTCTGGACTATGAAGTAACAGGAGATACAATTACGAAAATTAACGCGACGGTTGAAAGGAAAGGAATACATGTGACAACAGACGTCGACGTTACTCTTGTTGTATTAAAACACCCGAGAAACACCGTGGAAGGGTTCCTTTCACTTCCTGCTACAATGCTGTCGACTGAATACGTTATAGCGTCGTATGACTCACATAATGATAAACGCTACTTAAGCAACTTTCTTATCGTTTCTGCACATGATAACACAGATATAGAAATACATGAAAACAACAGTATATATTCAGTCTCTATGAATCATTTAGATACCTATCTGTTCAGAGGTTATAATGATTTAAGCGGAGTTGTCGTTAGGAGCAATAAACCTATTGCCGTCTTTTCTGGACATGAATCTGCGCAAGTGCCAAAGCCTTGTTTCGACGGGGAATATTTAGTAGAGCAACTTTTACCGGTAAAACATTTCGCTTATGAATTCATTGTTCCTCCAATACCGTTGAGATCAGGATATGTAGTTAGAGTATACAGTTCTGTCCAAAATACAACTTTTACATACAGTAATGCGACAAATAGTAAAACAATATCTCTGGCGAAGGCTGGGGATTTCCTTGAAATACTCAGTGACAACAATCCCATGTATGTTTTGGCCGACAAACCAGTGCAAGTAATGATGTATGCAACATGCTTACCGCACAATAATACTGCTAGAGGGGatattttcatgaccatagttccATCAGTAACACAGTTTACAAATTCTTATCACTTCACAGTGAAAGCCTTATACGGGTTTACTCATTATCTCGCTATTACTACAAGGACCGAGTTTATATCTGGATTGAGAATTAATGACCATGCGATGGGAAACTTATTCCACACATATAATGTTTCACACGCGTATCTAACATTCAATGTCAATGTATACAAGATGACAGGCGGCGTGTACCATCTTCAGCACGAGCAAGGTAAAACCTTCGGAGCCATACAGTGTGGATTTGGCAGCAATTTTGCATATGGATATCCCTTGGGTATTAACACATCCAAAG ACGGAGGACTTACCTTTTGGACTGGTAAAGATATGTCCCACCTGTATCAATTGATACCGTAA